One Pempheris klunzingeri isolate RE-2024b chromosome 22, fPemKlu1.hap1, whole genome shotgun sequence DNA segment encodes these proteins:
- the ube2h gene encoding ubiquitin-conjugating enzyme E2 H: MSSPSPGKRRMDTDVVKLIESKHEVTILSGLNEFVVKFFGPQGTPYEGGVWKVRVDLPDKYPFKSPSIGFMNKIFHPNIDEASGTVCLDVINQTWTALYDLTNIFESFLPQLLAYPNPIDPLNGDAAAMYLHRPEEYKQKIKEYIQKYATEEALKEQEEGAGDSSSESSMSDFSEDEAQDMEL; this comes from the exons CATTGAGAGCAAGCATGAAGTCACCATCCTCAGTGGACTCAATGAATTTGTAGTGAAGTTTTTTGGACCACAAGGAA CACCGTACGAGGGAGGCGTGTGGAAGGTGCGAGTAGATCTTCCGGACAAATACCCTTTCAAATCACCATCAATAG GATTCATGAACAAGATTTTTCATCCCAACATTGACGAAGC GTCAGGGACTGTGTGCTTAGATGTCATCAACCAGACATGGACAGCCCTTTATG ATCTGACCAACATCTTTGAGTCGTTCCTGCCCCAGTTGCTGGCTTACCCAAACCCCATCGACCCCCTGAATGGAGACGCAGCTGCCATGTACCTTCACCGGCCAGAGGAGTACAAGCAGAAAATCAAAG AGTACATCCAGAAATATGCAACAGAGGAAGCTCtgaaggagcaggaagagggGGCAGGCGACTCTTCATCTGAAAGCTCCATGTCTGATTTCTCAGAAGACGAGGCCCAGGACATGGAGTTGTAG